A window of Suncus etruscus isolate mSunEtr1 chromosome 4, mSunEtr1.pri.cur, whole genome shotgun sequence contains these coding sequences:
- the MAPK8IP2 gene encoding C-Jun-amino-terminal kinase-interacting protein 2 has product MADRAEMFSLSTFHSLSPPGCRPPQDISLEEFDDEDLSEITDDCGLGLSYDSDHCEKDSLSLGRSEQLHPICSFQDDFQEFEMIDDNEEEEEEEEEDDEEEDDEEGSRQGQEGDHGGPEGPPAPLIPSPALEKPPKHRPTTLHLTKLGAQDSLNNNGGFAPGPPRAWSETELCSPAREPLREPPVQRAPTAAALARAPRPPAPAAHERDHEGNRPAGGPGPDSASPSSSDPGIEADLGSRRGGGGAELWSPGSGSGSGSGSDSEGARLGRMISSISETELELSSDGDGGGSSSSSSGRSSHLTNSIEEASSPASEPEPEPAPAPQPAPRRPAFLPVGPDDTNSEYESGSESEADVSEDADSPWLLSNLVSRMLSEGSAPIRCPGQCLSPAGRAEPPAEPARPAEPAAPCLFLSNPTRDTITPLRAAGRNARLGRACSAAGSEEEDEEEDEDEDDEVDEDQGGRAGPPGQAALDASLVYDAVKYTLVVDEHTQLELVSLRRCAGLGDDSQDSGGEASEEESGAALLDADQDPRVESPDSPDLTFSKKFLNVFVNSTSRSSSTESFGLFSCLVNGEEREQTHRAVFRFIPRHPDELELDVDDPVLVEVEEDDFWFRGFNMRTGERGVFPAFYAHAVPGTAKDLLGSKRGPCWVDRFDVQFLGSVEVPCHQGNGILCAAMQKIATARKLTVHLRPPASCDLEISLRGVKLSLSGGPEFQRCSHFFQMKNISFCGCHPRNSCYFGFITKHPLLSRFACHVFVSQESMRAVAQSVGRAFLEYYQEHLEYACPTEDIYLE; this is encoded by the exons ATGGCGGATCGCGCGGAGATGTTCTCGCTGTCCACCTTCCACTCGCTGTCGCCGCCCGGGTGCAG GCCACCCCAGGACATAAGCCTGGAAGAATTTGACGACGAAGATCTGTCCGAGATCACCGATGACTGCGGCCTGGGTCTCAGCTATGACTCCGACCACTGCGAGAAG GACAGCCTCTCCCTGGGGCGTTCGGAGCAGCTGCACCCCATCTGCTCCTTCCAGGACGATTTCCAGGAGTTTGAGATGATCGATGAcaatgaagaggaagaggaagaggaggaggaggacgacgaGGAGGAGGACGACGAGGAGGGCAGCAGGCAGGGCCAGGAGGGCGACCACGGAGGCCCCGAGGGCCCGCCCGCGCCCCTGATTCCCTCCCCGGCCTTGGAGAAGCCCCCGAAGCACCGGCCCACCACGCTCCACCTGACCAAGCTGGGAGCCCAG GACTCGCTCAACAACAACGGAGGCTTCGCGCCCGGCCCGCCGCGCGCCTGGTCCGAGACGGAGCTGTGCTCGCCCGCCCGGGAGCCGCTCCGAG AGCCGCCGGTCCAGCGCGCACCCACCGCCGCCGCCCTtgcccgcgccccgcgcccgccCGCGCCCGCCGCCCACGAGCGCGACCACGAGGGGAACCGGCCGGCGGGCGGCCCGGGGCCGGACAGCGCGTCGCCGTCGTCGTCCGACCCGGGCATCGAGGCGGACCTGGGCAGccggcgcggcggcggcggcgcggagcTGTGGTCGCCCggctcgggctcgggctcgggctcgggctcggACTCGGAGGGCGCGCGGCTGGGCCGCATGATCTCGTCCATCTCGGAGACGGAGCTGGAGCTGAGCAGCGACGGCgacggcggcggcagcagcagcagcagcagcgggcgCTCGTCGCACCTCACCAACTCCATCGAGGAGGCGTCGTCGCCCGCGTccgagcccgagcccgagcccgcgcccgcgccccAGCCCGCGCCGCGCCGCCCGGCCTTCCTGCCCGTGGGCCCCGACGACACCAACAGCGAGTACGAGTCGGGCTCCGAGTCCGAGGCGGACGTGAGCGAGGACGCCGACTCGCCCTGGCTGCTCAGCAACCTCGTGAGCCGCATGCTGTCCGAGGGCTCGGCGCCCATCCGCTGCCCCGGCCAGTGCCTGTCGCCCGCCGGCCGCGCCGAGCCGCCTGCCGAGCCCGCCCGGCCCGCCGAGCCCGCCGCGCCCTGCCTCTTCCTCAGCAACCCCACGCGCGACACCATCACGCCGCTGCGCGCCGCCGGGCGCAACGCCCGCCTGGGCCGCGCCTGCTCGGCCGCCGGCTccgaggaggaggacgaggaggaggatgaggacgAGGACGACGAGGTCGACGAGGACCAGGGCGGCCGCGCCGGGCCGCCGGGCCAGGCCGCCCTGGACGCGTCCCTGGTGTACGACGCCGTCAAGTACACGCTGGTGGTGGACGAGCACACGCAGCTCGAGCTGGTGAGCCTGCGGCGCTGCGCCGGCCTGGGCGACGACAGCCAGGACAGCGGGGGCGAGGCCAGCGAGGAAGAGTCGGGCGCGGCCCTGCTGGACGCCGACCAGGACCCCCGGGTCGAGTCCCCCGACAGCCCCGACCTCACTTTCTCCAAGAAGTTCCTCAACGTCTTTGTCAACAGCACCTCCCGCTCCTCCA GCACAGAGTCCTTCGGCCTCTTCTCCTGCCTTGTGAACGGAGAGGAGCGAGAGCAAACCCACCGGGCGGTCTTCAG GTTCATCCCGCGTCACCCTGACGAGCTGGAGCTGGACGTCGATGACCCGGTGCtggtggaggtggaggaggacGACTTCTGGTTCAGGGGCTTCAACATGCGCACGGGCGAGCGTGGCGTCTTCCCTGCCTTCTATGCCCACGCTGTGCCCGGCACTGCCAAGGACTTGCTGG GGAGCAAGCGTGGCCCATGCTGGGTGGACCGCTTCGATGTGCAGTTCCTGGGCTCCGTGGAGGTGCCCTGCCACCAGGGCAATGGGATCCTTTGTGCggccatgcagaag ATCGCCACCGCCCGGAAGCTGACCGTCCACCTGCGCCCGCCGGCCTCCTGTGACCTGGAGATTTCCCTCCGGGGTGTCAAGCTGAGTCTGAGTGGGGGCCCCGAG TTCCAGCGCTGTAGCCACTTTTTCCAGATGAAGAACATCTCCTTCTGTGGCTGCCACCCCCGCAACAGCTG CTATTTTGGCTTCATAACCAAACACCCACTGCTGAGCCGCTTCGCCTGCCACGTCTTTGTCTCCCAGGAATCCATGAGGGCCGTGGCCCAGAGCGTGGG CCGCGCCTTCCTGGAGTACTACCAGGAGCACCTGGAGTACGCCTGCCCCACAGAGGACATCTACCTGGAGTAG